From one Dyella sp. 2HG41-7 genomic stretch:
- a CDS encoding RnfABCDGE type electron transport complex subunit B: MTTSLADRIDALLPQTQCEQCGYHGCRPYAEAIANGEADINQCPPGGSAGIAALAELLGRPPLPLNPENGEEKPRTLARIIEADCIGCTKCIQVCPVDAIVGANKLMHTVIDDDCTGCERCVPACPVDCIVLEPMPLKQATDVAYADRARKHFQRREARLAAQQAQREAELTARKAQMHGAGQNVFDALARAKAKKQEPKT, encoded by the coding sequence ATGACGACATCGCTCGCTGACCGCATTGATGCCCTGCTGCCGCAAACGCAGTGCGAGCAATGCGGCTATCACGGCTGTCGTCCGTATGCGGAAGCCATCGCCAACGGCGAAGCCGACATCAATCAATGTCCACCTGGCGGCAGTGCGGGCATTGCCGCCTTGGCCGAATTGCTCGGCCGGCCGCCGTTGCCGCTCAATCCTGAAAACGGCGAGGAAAAACCGCGGACGCTTGCACGCATCATCGAAGCCGATTGCATCGGCTGTACCAAGTGCATTCAAGTCTGCCCCGTCGACGCCATCGTCGGTGCCAACAAGTTGATGCATACCGTGATCGATGACGACTGCACTGGTTGCGAGCGTTGCGTACCTGCCTGCCCGGTCGATTGCATCGTGCTGGAGCCCATGCCGCTAAAGCAGGCGACCGATGTCGCGTATGCGGATAGGGCTCGCAAGCATTTCCAACGCCGCGAAGCGCGACTGGCTGCGCAACAAGCGCAGCGCGAAGCGGAACTGACGGCGCGCAAAGCGCAAATGCACGGTGCCGGCCAAAATGTATTCGATGCGCTGGCACGCGCCAAAGCCAAGAAACAGGAACCGAAAACGTGA
- the pstS gene encoding phosphate ABC transporter substrate-binding protein PstS encodes MLNSFKLPSRLGTIAIAVAASLFGMSAHATDITGAGSSFVYPVISKWSAAYAEKTGNHINYQSIGSGGGIAQIKAGTVDFGASDMPLKAEDLAKFGLGQFPDVIGGIVPAFNVAGVAPGALVLDGTTLADIYLGKITTWNDPAIAKLNPGAHLPSSKIFVVHRSDGSGTSFNFTDYLSKVSADWKSKVGEGTAVQWPTGIGGKGNEGVSAYIKQIPNSIGYVEYAYAVQNKLGYAKMKNAAGNVVEPTIASFQAAANTADWKSAKDFNLLMTNAPGADAWPITATSWVIMYKTPKNAANTKVAFDFFKWSYEHGQDSARALDYVPLPATLVQQIETYWSGEYKM; translated from the coding sequence GTGTTGAATTCATTCAAACTCCCGTCGCGCCTCGGCACGATCGCCATTGCGGTCGCCGCGTCGCTGTTCGGCATGAGCGCCCACGCTACCGATATCACGGGTGCGGGCTCCAGCTTCGTGTATCCGGTGATCTCCAAGTGGTCGGCGGCGTACGCCGAAAAGACTGGCAACCACATCAACTATCAGTCGATCGGTTCCGGCGGCGGCATCGCGCAGATCAAGGCAGGCACGGTCGATTTCGGCGCTTCCGATATGCCGTTGAAGGCGGAAGATCTCGCCAAGTTCGGTCTGGGCCAGTTCCCCGACGTGATCGGCGGCATCGTGCCGGCGTTCAACGTTGCCGGTGTTGCGCCGGGCGCGCTGGTGCTCGACGGCACCACGCTGGCCGACATCTATCTCGGCAAGATCACCACCTGGAACGATCCGGCGATCGCCAAGCTCAACCCCGGCGCACATCTGCCGAGCTCCAAGATTTTCGTGGTGCATCGTTCGGATGGTTCGGGCACCAGCTTCAACTTCACCGACTACCTCTCGAAGGTGAGCGCGGATTGGAAGTCGAAGGTGGGTGAAGGCACCGCCGTGCAGTGGCCGACCGGTATCGGCGGCAAGGGCAACGAAGGTGTTTCCGCTTACATCAAGCAGATTCCGAATTCAATCGGTTATGTGGAATACGCCTACGCCGTGCAGAACAAGCTGGGCTACGCCAAGATGAAGAACGCGGCCGGCAACGTGGTCGAACCGACCATCGCCAGCTTCCAGGCTGCCGCCAACACCGCCGACTGGAAGAGCGCGAAGGACTTCAACTTGTTGATGACCAACGCACCGGGCGCCGACGCATGGCCGATTACCGCCACCTCGTGGGTGATCATGTACAAGACGCCGAAGAACGCCGCCAACACCAAGGTTGCTTTCGACTTCTTCAAGTGGTCGTACGAGCACGGCCAGGATTCGGCCCGCGCGCTCGACTATGTTCCGCTCCCCGCTACGCTGGTGCAGCAGATCGAGACCTACTGGTCCGGCGAATACAAGATGTAA
- the rnt gene encoding ribonuclease T codes for MEQLTNSLAARMADRFRGFLPVIVDVETGGFDAEHDALLEIAAVTIGMDQEGNLYPHPAVSTHVEAFPGANIDPRALEITGIDPDNPLRGALDERTALDHIFQAVRAAVRSNECQRAILVGHNAAFDLGFLNAAVRRVNHKRNPFHPFSCFDTATLSGLLYGQTVLSKAVLAAGYTFDSREAHSAIYDAERTALLFCRIVNRLRSLELLELDRVGSELP; via the coding sequence ATGGAGCAACTCACTAACAGCTTGGCGGCCCGAATGGCCGATCGTTTCCGCGGCTTCCTGCCAGTGATCGTGGACGTGGAGACCGGAGGATTCGACGCCGAGCACGACGCATTGCTTGAAATCGCCGCCGTCACCATCGGCATGGATCAGGAGGGCAACCTCTATCCGCACCCGGCGGTATCCACGCATGTCGAGGCGTTTCCAGGCGCAAATATCGATCCACGCGCCTTGGAGATCACGGGGATCGACCCGGACAACCCTCTGCGAGGCGCATTGGACGAACGCACCGCGCTCGACCATATCTTTCAAGCAGTACGCGCAGCCGTGCGCAGCAACGAATGCCAGCGCGCGATCCTGGTCGGCCACAATGCCGCGTTCGATCTTGGATTTCTCAATGCAGCCGTGCGCCGCGTCAACCACAAGCGCAATCCGTTCCATCCTTTCAGCTGTTTCGATACCGCCACGCTCAGTGGATTGCTCTATGGACAAACCGTGCTGAGCAAGGCCGTGCTCGCCGCCGGTTACACCTTTGATTCGCGCGAAGCCCACTCCGCTATTTATGACGCCGAGCGCACCGCGCTGCTGTTCTGTCGGATCGTCAACCGGCTTCGCTCGCTGGAGTTGCTGGAGCTTGATCGCGTGGGCTCCGAACTGCCTTAG
- the pstC gene encoding phosphate ABC transporter permease subunit PstC, with the protein MSAISAEPVPRDTEHRSRTDARHDFLFRMLLRFCALLVLAALLGAALSTLWGGREVLFTDGFHFLLSSDWNPVENQFGALAPIVGTLVTSLIALILAVPVSFGIALFLTEIAPNWMRGPVSSAIELLAGIPSIIYGMWGLFVFVPFMANIEPTLNDTLGNIPVIGALFQGPPLGLGLLTAGIVLAVMILPFISSVMREVFQTVPARLKESSYALGSTTWEVVWNIVLPYTRSAVIGGIFLGLGRALGETMAVTFVLGNSYNITASLLMPGTSISSSIANEFNEAVGLHRSALIALGFLLFVVTFIVLLVARLMLRQLARKEGR; encoded by the coding sequence ATGTCTGCAATAAGTGCCGAACCGGTCCCTCGCGATACCGAACATCGTTCGCGCACAGACGCCCGCCACGATTTTCTCTTTCGAATGCTGTTGCGCTTCTGCGCGTTGCTGGTGCTGGCGGCACTGCTGGGCGCCGCGCTGTCCACACTGTGGGGCGGCCGCGAAGTGCTGTTCACGGATGGCTTCCATTTCTTGCTGAGTTCCGACTGGAACCCGGTCGAAAACCAGTTCGGCGCGCTCGCCCCCATCGTCGGCACCTTGGTGACGTCGCTGATCGCGCTGATTCTCGCCGTGCCTGTCAGCTTCGGCATCGCACTCTTTCTTACCGAGATCGCGCCCAATTGGATGCGCGGCCCGGTTAGTTCCGCGATTGAATTGCTCGCGGGCATTCCTTCGATCATTTACGGCATGTGGGGCTTGTTCGTTTTCGTGCCGTTCATGGCCAACATCGAACCGACGCTCAACGACACGCTCGGTAACATTCCTGTTATCGGCGCTTTATTCCAAGGGCCGCCACTGGGTCTTGGCCTGCTTACCGCGGGCATCGTGCTGGCCGTGATGATTTTGCCGTTTATTTCTTCGGTGATGCGCGAAGTGTTCCAAACCGTACCGGCGCGTCTTAAAGAATCGTCGTACGCGCTGGGATCCACCACGTGGGAAGTGGTGTGGAACATCGTGTTGCCCTATACCCGCTCGGCGGTGATCGGCGGTATCTTCCTGGGTCTGGGCCGCGCGCTCGGCGAAACCATGGCAGTCACGTTCGTGCTGGGCAATTCGTACAACATCACGGCATCGTTGTTGATGCCAGGCACCTCGATCTCTTCGAGCATCGCCAACGAATTCAACGAAGCGGTGGGTTTGCATCGTTCCGCGCTCATCGCGCTCGGCTTCCTGCTGTTCGTGGTGACCTTCATCGTGTTGCTGGTCGCGCGCCTCATGCTGCGTCAGCTCGCTCGCAAGGAGGGTCGCTGA
- the phoU gene encoding phosphate signaling complex protein PhoU, whose protein sequence is MSGSSKEHIIKSYDDELIRLTGELVRMGELAVSQLEAAIDVVDRRDERAAQHVVNNDDAIDQLEQEISHDVVRLLALRAPIAGDLRNVFAALRIAADIERIGDYAANVAKRSIPLSMAAPMTPTGGLAHLAELAAEEVRGVLRAYRDRDADLAYKVWQDDVQLDEAYTAYFRELLTYMMEDPRVITPCTHLLFMAKNIERIGDHATNIAENVWFQVKGEPLMAQRDKRDLTSSPEPVKLGNRPD, encoded by the coding sequence ATGAGCGGCAGCAGCAAGGAACACATCATCAAGAGCTACGACGACGAGCTGATTCGCCTGACCGGCGAACTGGTTCGCATGGGCGAGCTGGCGGTGAGCCAGTTGGAGGCGGCCATTGACGTGGTGGATCGCCGCGACGAACGCGCCGCCCAGCACGTGGTGAACAACGACGACGCCATCGATCAGCTAGAACAGGAAATCAGCCACGACGTCGTGCGCCTGCTCGCCCTGCGCGCGCCGATCGCCGGCGACCTGCGCAATGTCTTCGCCGCGCTGCGTATCGCGGCCGATATCGAGCGCATCGGCGACTACGCCGCCAACGTCGCCAAGCGTTCCATTCCGCTTTCCATGGCCGCGCCGATGACGCCTACCGGCGGCCTCGCGCACTTGGCCGAGCTGGCGGCTGAGGAAGTTCGCGGCGTATTGCGCGCCTATCGCGACCGCGATGCCGACCTGGCTTACAAAGTGTGGCAGGACGATGTGCAGCTCGATGAGGCCTATACGGCCTACTTCCGTGAACTGCTCACGTACATGATGGAAGATCCGCGCGTCATCACGCCGTGCACGCATCTGCTGTTCATGGCCAAGAACATTGAACGCATCGGCGATCATGCGACCAACATCGCCGAAAACGTGTGGTTCCAGGTGAAGGGCGAACCGCTGATGGCGCAACGCGACAAGCGCGATCTGACGTCCAGCCCCGAACCCGTGAAACTGGGTAACCGCCCCGATTGA
- the pstB gene encoding phosphate ABC transporter ATP-binding protein PstB, translating into MNDLAAAAAAPLTGATSPAKLKVRDVHFYYQGFHALKGINMDIPEKQVTAIIGPSGCGKSTLLRIFNRIYAIYPKLEAKGSIELDGENILDASYSMNRLRTKVGMVFQKPVPFPMTIFENVAYGIRHHERLSRADMEIRVEKALRSAALWDEVKDKLKQSALGLSGGQQQRLCIARGIALRPEVLLLDEPTSALDPIATGRIEQLVEELKHEYTIVIVTHNMQQAARVSDRTAFMYLGELIEFDNTEKIFTKPGKKQTEDYITGRFG; encoded by the coding sequence ATGAATGACCTCGCCGCCGCTGCTGCGGCCCCACTGACCGGCGCTACGTCGCCCGCCAAACTGAAAGTGCGTGATGTGCACTTCTACTATCAAGGATTCCATGCGCTGAAAGGCATCAACATGGATATCCCGGAAAAGCAGGTGACGGCGATCATCGGCCCTTCGGGTTGCGGCAAGTCCACCCTGCTGCGCATCTTCAATCGCATCTACGCCATCTATCCGAAGCTGGAAGCGAAAGGCTCTATCGAACTCGACGGCGAAAATATTCTCGACGCGAGCTACTCCATGAACCGTCTTCGCACGAAGGTCGGCATGGTGTTCCAGAAGCCGGTGCCGTTTCCGATGACCATCTTCGAAAACGTGGCCTACGGCATTCGCCATCACGAGCGCCTGTCGCGCGCGGACATGGAAATCCGTGTCGAAAAAGCGCTGCGCAGCGCCGCCCTGTGGGACGAAGTGAAAGACAAGCTCAAGCAAAGCGCACTGGGTCTTTCCGGCGGTCAGCAACAGCGTCTGTGTATTGCGCGCGGCATCGCATTGCGTCCGGAAGTGCTGCTGCTCGACGAACCGACATCCGCGCTGGACCCCATCGCGACCGGCCGTATCGAGCAGCTGGTGGAAGAACTCAAGCACGAATACACCATCGTCATCGTTACCCATAACATGCAGCAGGCTGCGCGCGTGTCCGACCGCACTGCCTTCATGTACTTGGGCGAATTGATCGAGTTCGACAACACCGAAAAGATCTTCACCAAGCCGGGCAAAAAACAGACCGAGGATTACATCACCGGTCGTTTCGGTTGA
- a CDS encoding alkaline phosphatase family protein: MHDLRKSYVRNMLATACLAALFASPAFAANSGNLLLNGNGEAGTCTTDWSAVNTVPGWTVTQGNPSTVCYSIGSFSTPGGTSGGNAFIADGPYGDSALRQNVDVSNAASAIDGGNITYALSGWLGGYTTYNGQAIVTAVFLDANGKPLGAPAQLAGVNASARNDKTGFVAQSTNGNVPAGTRSISVLLQFNNTSGSYNVGYADNLSLTLSTQVTAPTLQAPVSQVPTFDHVFMVMMENTDYSEVIGDTTDAPFINSLANQGVLLDNYSGVYHPSDENYLAIAGGDTFVKGAIYYPNIKVTSQHIGDELEAAGKTWKAYEQGMGTPCNTSNNNDSYYEPDDAPFINFTDISTNSVRCAAHLFDTTQLSTDLQSASTTPNFAWIAADDYYDGESSGNGSAQSLQVQNGWLQQTLQPIFNSPAWTQQRSLLILTWDESASSTGNHVATLVLGSPGTVQAGYVSNTSYNHFSVGRTIENALGIAPLTHNDQYAQPINDAFVSTSAATTPSLSSSMPSVAQGTYMHVDYATPASKLNSENWIGIYASGKSPGNGASTSWQYAPNGSGTATFDTSGLAPGTYNVWYCYNNGYTELAGPITLIVTAP; the protein is encoded by the coding sequence ATGCACGATCTACGTAAGTCATACGTAAGAAATATGCTCGCGACAGCATGCTTGGCTGCGTTGTTCGCATCACCGGCGTTTGCCGCGAATAGCGGCAATTTGCTGCTGAACGGCAATGGTGAAGCAGGCACGTGCACCACCGATTGGTCCGCCGTGAACACGGTGCCGGGCTGGACTGTTACCCAAGGCAATCCTTCCACCGTCTGCTATTCGATCGGCAGTTTCAGTACGCCAGGTGGCACATCGGGCGGGAACGCGTTCATTGCCGATGGACCCTACGGCGATTCCGCGCTCCGCCAAAATGTCGATGTGTCGAATGCGGCGAGCGCCATCGATGGCGGCAACATCACTTACGCGTTGTCCGGCTGGCTTGGCGGATACACCACGTATAACGGACAAGCCATTGTCACGGCCGTCTTCTTGGACGCCAACGGCAAACCGCTTGGCGCGCCTGCCCAACTCGCCGGCGTCAATGCATCGGCGCGCAACGACAAGACCGGCTTTGTCGCGCAATCCACGAATGGCAACGTGCCCGCAGGTACACGCTCGATTTCAGTGCTTCTGCAATTCAACAACACATCCGGGTCGTATAACGTCGGTTATGCGGACAATCTTTCGTTGACGTTATCGACGCAGGTGACGGCACCCACGCTGCAGGCTCCGGTTTCGCAGGTGCCCACCTTCGATCACGTTTTTATGGTGATGATGGAAAACACCGATTACAGCGAAGTGATCGGCGACACCACCGACGCGCCGTTTATCAACAGCCTCGCCAACCAGGGCGTGTTGCTCGACAACTACAGTGGCGTCTACCACCCGAGCGACGAAAATTATCTCGCTATCGCGGGCGGCGACACTTTCGTAAAGGGCGCCATCTATTACCCGAACATCAAAGTGACCAGTCAACATATCGGCGATGAATTGGAAGCTGCCGGCAAGACCTGGAAAGCCTACGAACAAGGCATGGGCACGCCCTGCAACACCAGCAATAACAACGACAGCTACTACGAACCGGACGACGCGCCGTTCATCAACTTCACCGACATTTCGACCAATTCGGTTCGTTGCGCCGCTCATCTGTTCGATACCACGCAACTGAGCACCGATCTGCAATCGGCATCGACCACGCCAAACTTTGCGTGGATAGCCGCCGACGATTACTACGATGGCGAATCGTCCGGCAACGGTTCGGCGCAAAGTCTGCAGGTGCAGAACGGATGGCTGCAGCAAACCTTGCAACCGATCTTCAATTCGCCCGCGTGGACGCAACAACGCTCGCTACTAATACTCACATGGGACGAATCGGCCTCTTCCACCGGCAATCACGTGGCGACGCTTGTGCTAGGTTCGCCCGGCACGGTGCAGGCAGGCTACGTCAGTAACACCAGCTACAACCATTTCAGCGTCGGTCGCACTATCGAAAACGCGCTCGGCATCGCGCCGCTCACGCACAACGATCAATACGCGCAGCCGATCAATGATGCGTTCGTAAGCACATCCGCCGCCACAACACCAAGCCTCAGCAGCTCCATGCCGAGCGTGGCTCAGGGCACCTACATGCATGTCGACTACGCCACGCCGGCCAGCAAGCTCAATAGCGAGAATTGGATCGGCATCTACGCCTCCGGCAAGAGCCCCGGCAACGGCGCCTCCACGAGCTGGCAATACGCACCAAACGGCAGCGGCACGGCAACTTTCGACACATCAGGCCTCGCACCCGGCACGTACAACGTGTGGTACTGCTACAACAACGGTTACACCGAACTGGCAGGACCGATCACGCTGATCGTGACCGCTCCGTAA
- the pstA gene encoding phosphate ABC transporter permease PstA has translation MSAIYARRNATNIIALVLSGIATLIGLIFLVWILWITAENGLEALKPTLFTKITAYADQGGLANAIVGSLIMDLMALLICAPIGVLAGTYLAEYANSTRLGASVRFLNDILLSAPSIVLGLFVYVIIVLPTTELTNGSITFSGFAGSVALALIGLPVIVRTTDEMLQLVPGTLREAALSLGIPQWKLTVQVLIRAAFSGILTGVLLALARLAGETAPLLFTAFGNNFMTVHPLDKMASMPVTIYQYTNDPNPALHAIAWAGALLITLFVLALSLLTRIMFSRKKVSYE, from the coding sequence ATGTCCGCCATTTACGCTCGCCGCAATGCCACCAACATTATTGCGTTGGTGCTTAGCGGAATCGCCACCCTTATCGGCCTGATCTTTCTGGTGTGGATCCTTTGGATCACCGCGGAGAATGGTCTGGAGGCGCTGAAGCCGACGCTGTTCACCAAGATCACGGCGTATGCCGATCAAGGCGGTTTAGCCAACGCCATCGTCGGCAGCTTGATCATGGATCTGATGGCGCTACTGATCTGCGCGCCAATCGGCGTATTGGCCGGCACGTATCTCGCCGAGTACGCAAACTCAACGCGACTTGGCGCATCGGTCCGCTTCCTCAACGACATTCTCTTGTCGGCGCCGTCGATCGTGTTGGGTCTGTTCGTCTACGTGATCATCGTGTTGCCGACGACCGAGCTCACCAACGGTAGCATCACGTTTTCCGGTTTCGCCGGCAGCGTGGCTTTGGCGTTGATCGGTTTGCCGGTGATCGTGCGCACGACCGACGAAATGCTGCAGCTGGTGCCTGGCACGTTGCGCGAAGCGGCGCTGTCGCTGGGCATACCGCAGTGGAAATTGACCGTGCAGGTGCTCATCCGCGCGGCGTTCTCCGGCATTCTCACCGGCGTGCTGCTGGCGCTGGCTCGCCTCGCCGGCGAAACGGCGCCGCTGCTGTTCACCGCGTTCGGCAACAACTTTATGACCGTGCATCCGCTGGACAAGATGGCCAGCATGCCTGTCACCATTTATCAGTACACCAACGACCCGAATCCGGCACTGCACGCGATCGCCTGGGCAGGCGCGCTGCTGATTACCTTGTTCGTGCTGGCGTTGAGCCTGCTGACCCGCATCATGTTTTCGCGCAAGAAGGTGAGTTATGAATGA
- the nth gene encoding endonuclease III, with product MKKADVVELFSRLRELNPHPTTELIYTTPFELLVAVVLSAQATDIGVNKATRKLYPVANTAQAILDLGEEKLKRYINTIGLYNAKAKNVIALCQILVDNYDGDVPNDREALEALPGVGRKTANVVLNTAFGHATIAVDTHIFRVANRTGLAPGKDVRAVEDKLEKVIPAEFKQDAHHWLILHGRYVCKARKPDCPQCVIRDLCKYKNKTAEK from the coding sequence GTGAAGAAGGCGGACGTGGTCGAACTGTTCTCGCGGCTGCGCGAACTCAACCCGCATCCCACAACCGAGTTGATTTACACCACGCCGTTCGAATTGCTGGTCGCTGTGGTGCTTTCCGCGCAAGCCACCGATATCGGCGTAAACAAAGCGACGCGCAAGCTCTACCCCGTCGCCAACACCGCGCAAGCCATCCTCGATCTTGGCGAAGAAAAACTAAAGCGTTACATCAATACGATCGGTTTGTATAACGCCAAAGCCAAAAACGTTATCGCGCTCTGCCAGATTCTGGTGGACAACTACGACGGCGACGTGCCGAACGATCGCGAAGCGCTCGAAGCGCTGCCGGGCGTCGGACGCAAAACCGCAAATGTCGTCCTCAACACAGCGTTCGGTCACGCCACTATCGCCGTGGACACCCATATCTTCCGCGTCGCCAATCGCACCGGTTTGGCGCCTGGCAAGGATGTTCGCGCCGTCGAAGACAAACTGGAAAAAGTGATACCAGCCGAATTCAAGCAGGACGCGCATCATTGGCTGATTTTGCACGGCCGTTACGTGTGCAAGGCGCGCAAGCCGGATTGTCCGCAGTGTGTGATTCGCGATCTTTGTAAATACAAAAATAAAACGGCCGAAAAATAG
- the metG gene encoding methionine--tRNA ligase, with amino-acid sequence MPRRLLVTHALPYANGPLHLGHMLGYIQTDIWVRAQRMMGNEVYFVAADDAHGTPIMLAAEKAGVSPEAFIDGIRASHEADFADFHFSYDNYYTTHSEENRELASQIYVRLRDSGFIAKRDIQQLFDPDKQMFLPDRYIKGICPNCGTPDQYGDNCENCGATYAPTDLLKPYSVVSGATPVLRDSEHYFFELSKFESLLRDWFGGKLTDGKQVANPGVVAKLKEWLDGGLKDWDISRDAPYFGFPIPDAPGKFFYVWLDAPVGYLASFKNLCDRTDLKFEDFLSADSTAEMHHFIGKDIINFHGLFWPAMLHGAKFRTPTALHVNGYLTVNGAKMSKSRGTFIQARTYLDVGLNPEFLRYYFATMLSDTPVDVDLDLKAFEERVNSHLIGKWVNIASRTAGFVHKFFDGRLAANFSEEQNELWGVLVSHYEGVPALYESGEFAEVMRRFVLIADLVNGHIATKAPWVMAKDETQRDELHQVCSFSLAAFRLLGGLLKPVLPVTVEAAEKFLAAPIADFDAACATLHNHTIHAFEPLLSRIDPKYIEAMVEASKESLGSKPEPETTPKKPVKKDSKPMTESAAPAPESTIIGIDDFAKLDLRIGKVLACEFVDGSDKLLRFELDGGPLGKRQIFSGIRAAYSEPEKLVGRNVVFIANLAPRKMRFGLSEGMILSAGDGGSDLFLLDADQGAKPGATVR; translated from the coding sequence ATGCCTCGTCGCCTGCTCGTCACCCACGCCCTGCCCTACGCCAATGGCCCACTGCATCTGGGTCATATGCTGGGTTACATCCAGACCGATATCTGGGTCCGTGCGCAGCGGATGATGGGCAACGAGGTGTATTTCGTGGCGGCGGACGACGCGCATGGCACGCCGATCATGTTGGCTGCCGAGAAGGCGGGCGTATCGCCGGAAGCGTTCATCGACGGCATCCGAGCGAGTCATGAAGCGGATTTCGCCGATTTCCATTTCAGCTACGACAACTACTACACCACGCATTCAGAAGAGAACCGCGAGCTGGCCTCGCAGATCTACGTGCGTCTGCGCGACAGCGGCTTTATCGCCAAACGCGATATCCAGCAATTGTTCGATCCGGACAAGCAGATGTTTTTGCCGGATCGCTACATCAAAGGCATTTGCCCGAATTGCGGTACGCCAGACCAATACGGCGACAACTGTGAAAACTGCGGCGCAACGTATGCGCCCACGGATTTGCTCAAGCCGTACTCGGTGGTTTCTGGCGCCACACCTGTGTTGCGCGATTCGGAGCATTACTTCTTCGAGTTGAGCAAATTCGAATCGCTTCTGCGCGACTGGTTCGGCGGCAAACTTACCGACGGCAAGCAAGTCGCCAATCCCGGTGTCGTCGCCAAGCTTAAAGAGTGGCTGGATGGCGGCCTTAAGGATTGGGATATTTCGCGCGATGCGCCCTACTTCGGTTTTCCCATTCCCGATGCGCCCGGCAAGTTTTTCTACGTGTGGCTGGATGCGCCGGTCGGTTATCTCGCCAGTTTCAAAAATCTGTGCGACCGCACCGATCTGAAGTTCGAGGATTTCCTCTCGGCCGATAGCACGGCCGAAATGCACCACTTCATCGGCAAGGACATCATCAACTTCCACGGCCTCTTCTGGCCGGCGATGTTGCATGGCGCGAAGTTCCGCACGCCGACAGCATTGCACGTCAACGGCTATCTCACCGTCAATGGCGCGAAGATGTCCAAATCGCGCGGCACGTTTATTCAAGCGCGCACGTATCTCGATGTCGGACTCAATCCGGAATTTTTGCGCTATTACTTCGCCACCATGCTGAGCGATACGCCGGTCGACGTCGACCTTGATCTGAAAGCATTCGAAGAGCGCGTCAATTCGCATCTGATCGGCAAGTGGGTGAATATCGCCAGTCGCACTGCTGGTTTCGTGCACAAGTTTTTCGATGGCCGCCTTGCGGCGAATTTTTCGGAAGAACAGAACGAACTGTGGGGCGTGCTGGTGTCGCATTACGAAGGCGTGCCCGCGCTTTATGAGAGCGGCGAATTCGCCGAAGTCATGCGCCGCTTCGTGTTGATCGCCGATTTGGTCAACGGCCACATTGCCACGAAAGCGCCGTGGGTGATGGCAAAAGACGAAACGCAACGCGACGAATTGCACCAGGTGTGCTCGTTCTCGCTTGCTGCCTTCCGCTTGCTCGGTGGACTGCTCAAACCGGTGTTACCAGTCACCGTAGAAGCGGCCGAAAAATTTCTGGCTGCGCCCATCGCGGATTTCGACGCCGCGTGCGCCACGCTGCACAACCACACCATCCACGCCTTCGAACCGCTACTTTCCCGCATCGACCCCAAATACATCGAAGCGATGGTTGAGGCCTCGAAAGAATCGCTCGGTTCCAAACCGGAACCTGAAACCACTCCCAAGAAACCTGTAAAGAAAGACAGCAAACCCATGACCGAATCTGCAGCGCCAGCCCCCGAATCCACCATCATCGGCATCGACGATTTCGCCAAGCTCGACCTGCGCATCGGCAAAGTGCTGGCATGCGAATTCGTCGACGGCTCGGACAAGCTGCTGCGTTTCGAGCTGGACGGCGGCCCGCTCGGCAAACGCCAGATTTTCTCGGGCATCCGCGCAGCGTATAGCGAACCGGAGAAGCTCGTGGGTCGCAACGTTGTCTTTATCGCCAACCTGGCCCCGCGCAAGATGCGCTTCGGTTTATCGGAAGGCATGATCCTTTCCGCCGGCGACGGCGGTAGCGATCTGTTCCTGCTCGATGCGGATCAAGGCGCCAAGCCGGGAGCCACGGTGCGCTAA